DNA sequence from the Novosphingobium sp. KACC 22771 genome:
GCGACCGCGGCTGCATCATCTATGGCGGACAGGTGCTGTTCGCCGGCAGCCCTGAAGCGCTGGTCGCCGATGAAAACGTGCGCCGCCTCTATCTGGGCGAAGGTTTCACGCTCTGATGACGGCGCGGGGGGCGTAAAACATCATGGCGCTGGGGCCGCGCCTGGATCTGCGCCAGACGCAATCGCTGGTGATGACGCCGCAGTTGCAGCAGGCGATCAAGCTGCTCACGCTCTCCAATCTGGAAATCGAAGCGTTTATCGGCGATGCGCTGGACGCCAACCCCCTGCTGGAAATGGGCGAGGCGGCGCCGGTCGAACCCATCGAGATCGAGGCGCGCCGCACCAGCCTGGAAAGCAGCCCCTGCGATCAATTGATCGGCGAAGGCATGGCGGCGGAGGACCGCCCGCTCGACATCAGCGCCGAGACGCTGGACGTCGACCACGACACCGGCGATGCGCCCGAGCGGCACGAATCCGCGTTTGAAAGTCCCGCCTTTGAAGGTGAGGCCGCGATCTCCGGCGGGGGCGAGGCCCCGGCGATGGAGGACTATGGCGCCTTTGAAGAGACGCTGGCCGAACATCTGCATGCCCAGATCGGCGCGGTGGCGCGCGATCCGAAACTGGCTTTCATCGCCCGGTTCCTGATCGACCAATTGGATGATGCGGGCTATCTTGCTGTTTCCCTGCGCGAAATCGCCATCGACCTCCAGGTTGCGCCCGCCGAGGTGGAGGCCGCGCTGGGGCTGGTGCAATCGCTCGACCCCACCGGGGTTGGCGCGCGCAGCCTGTCGGAATGCATCGCGTTGCAGGCCCGTGAGGCGGATCGCTACGATCCGGCGATGGCCCGGCTGATCGACAATCTGGAAATGATCGCGCGCGGGGAATTGCCCCGCCTGCGCCGGATGTGCGGCGTGGATGAGGAAGATTTCGCCGATATGCTGGCCGAATTGCGCGGCTACGATCCCAAGCCGGGCCTGCGCTATGGCGGCGGGGCGGCTGCGCCCGTGGTGCCCGACATCCTGATCACCGCGCGCGCCGATGGCGGCTGGAATGTCGCGCTCAATCAGGCGACCTTGCCCAAGCTGATCCTCAACCGCAGCTATTATCTGGA
Encoded proteins:
- the rpoN gene encoding RNA polymerase factor sigma-54; protein product: MALGPRLDLRQTQSLVMTPQLQQAIKLLTLSNLEIEAFIGDALDANPLLEMGEAAPVEPIEIEARRTSLESSPCDQLIGEGMAAEDRPLDISAETLDVDHDTGDAPERHESAFESPAFEGEAAISGGGEAPAMEDYGAFEETLAEHLHAQIGAVARDPKLAFIARFLIDQLDDAGYLAVSLREIAIDLQVAPAEVEAALGLVQSLDPTGVGARSLSECIALQAREADRYDPAMARLIDNLEMIARGELPRLRRMCGVDEEDFADMLAELRGYDPKPGLRYGGGAAAPVVPDILITARADGGWNVALNQATLPKLILNRSYYLEMRGACAGKNGGAKEDRGWLSEKLADANWLVKALDQRQKTILKVASELVRQQEGFFRHGVSQLKPLTLRAVAETVGLHESTVSRVTSNKYLLCDRGTFELKYFFTSGVSGADGEGVSAEAVKAAIKQLIDNEDPKKILSDDTLVDLLKEKGFELARRTVAKYREAIGLGSSVQRRRQKALSGKR